A stretch of DNA from Paenibacillus albus:
GGGTTAATTGATCAGTGGTATACGAACTGGGAGCGTGCAACGGGTCAAGTGAATGCAGGACGAAGCGGAAGTGAAGCCGCTGGCATAGCTGCCGCGCTGCCTCAGCCGAAAGCGGAGAAGAGGGGCAAGACGATATTCGCCCATAAAAAAAGCGCCTTACCGCTCAGAAAGCGAGCAGTAAAGCGCGGAATACGCCGGAATAGTAGCTTGCAGGCCTTGGCACGAAATCCGAAGCCTTTACTTGAACGGAAGCCGCCAATAGCTGCTGTTCAGAGCCAAGTCGGAAACCGTCCGCCGCTGCGTGATCCTGCCGTCCCTCGAACAGCGCAATCATCGCTTCGAGATCGGCTTCGTAAATCCCGGCCACTTCTTCCGGCTGCAGCGTTAGTGAAGCGAGCTTCGCGTCGTAAATAAAGCCGAATACCTCGCTCGCCTCGCGGTCAATAAAGGCCACGCCCTTAGCGAAGCCCGCTGTTTCCTTGCGGGCTTCGCCAAGCGGGATGAGCGCTTCGAACGGCACGCGAACGCCGAGCTCTTCCTCGATCTCCCGAGCGGCGT
This window harbors:
- a CDS encoding NUDIX hydrolase, whose protein sequence is MAAEEQFDYYDEAGNWLGTASRSDVHARGLWHRSIHCWLVRRDGERKLVLFQQRSEDKDTFPSHFDVTAAGHLSAGETMQDAAREIEEELGVRVPFEALIPLGEARKETAGFAKGVAFIDREASEVFGFIYDAKLASLTLQPEEVAGIYEADLEAMIALFEGRQDHAAADGFRLGSEQQLLAASVQVKASDFVPRPASYYSGVFRALLLAF